In the Quercus lobata isolate SW786 chromosome 5, ValleyOak3.0 Primary Assembly, whole genome shotgun sequence genome, one interval contains:
- the LOC115989795 gene encoding linoleate 13S-lipoxygenase 3-1, chloroplastic-like, with protein sequence MAMGKEIMGCSIIERSSFVSSTKVFLNHGKNNNNNMFLVKPLQKRRVLVPLRKVVKHPVVAAVSEDLVKAVPFVSVPAEKAEKFKVRAVVTVKNKNKEEFKDKIAKHLDAFTDKIGRNIVLQLVSTEIDPKTKAPKKSNEAVLKDWSKKSNVKAERVNYIAEFMVNSNFGVPGAITVSNKHQMEFFLETITIEGFACGPVHFPCNSWVQSSKDHSGKRIFFTNKPYLPNETPVGLRSLREKELKEIRGDGTGVRKLSDRIYDFDVYNDLGNPDKGIDLARPKLGGEKIPYPRRCRTGRLPTDTDLHAESRVEKPLPMYVPRDEHFEESKQDTFSAGRLKGVLHNLIPSLKASISANNHEFKGFSDIENLYSEGVLLKLGLQDELLKKLPLPKVVSNIHESNRGIIKYDTPKILSKDRFAWLRDDEFARQAIAGINPVSIERLTVFPPVSKLDPEIYGPQESALKEEHILGHLNGMTVQQALEENKLFILDHHDAYLPFLDRINALDGRKAYATRTIFFLTYLGTLKPVAIELSLPPSGPSSRSKRVVTPAVDATTNWMWQLAKAHVCSNDAGVHQLVNHWLRTHASLEPFILAAHRRMSAMHPIFKLLDPHMRYTLEINALARQSLINADGVIESCFTPGRYAMEISAAAYKSSWRFDMESLPADLIRRGMAVPDPTQPHGLKLLIEDYPYATDGLQIWAAIENWVRTYVNRYYPNSSQICNDRELQAWYDESVKVGHSDLSQESWWPTLDNVDNLVSVLTTLIWLASAQHAALNFGQYPYGGYVPNRPPLMRRLIPDENDPEYAIFLADPQKYFLSALPGVLQSTKFMAVVDTLSTHSPDEEYLGERTQPSIWTGDTEIVDAFYEFSAEIRRIEKEIDRKNLDTSLRNRCGAGVLPYELLAPSSGPGVTCRGVPNSVSI encoded by the exons ATGGCAATGGGAAAAGAAATCATGGGTTGTTCTATAATTGAGAGGTCTTCATTTGTTTCATCAACAAAAGTGTTTTTGAATCATGgtaagaacaacaacaacaacatgtTCTTGGTTAAACCTTTGCAGAAAAGGAGGGTATTGGTGCCTTTGAGGAAGGTTGTGAAGCATCCTGTGGTGGCTGCTGTGAGTGAAGATTTGGTCAAAGCTGTGCCTTTTGTGTCTGTGCCTGCAGAGAAAGCAGAGAAGTTCAAGGTGAGAGCTGTGGTCACAGTGAAGAATAAGAACAAGGAGgagtttaaagataaaattgcGAAGCATTTGGATGCTTTCACTGACAAGATTGGAAGGAATATTGTTCTGCAACTTGTCAGCACAGAAATTGATCCAA AAACTAAGGCTCCAAAGAAAAGCAATGAGGCTGTGTTAAAAGACTGGTCAAAGAAATCAAATGTCAAAGCTGAAAGGGTCAATTACATAGCTGAGTTTATGGTGAACTCTAATTTTGGTGTGCCTGGAGCAATCACAGTGAGCAACAAGCATCAGATGGAGTTTTTTTTGGAGACTATAACCATTGAAGGATTTGCATGTGGTCCAGTCCACTTCCCCTGCAATTCATGGGTGCAATCCAGCAAAGACCATTCAGGAAAGAGGATATTCTTCACaaataag CCATATCTACCAAATGAAACGCCTGTTGGGCTTAGATCATTAAGAGagaaagaacttaaagaaataaGGGGAGATGGCACAGGAGTCAGAAAATTATCTGACCGCATATATGACTTTGATGTGTACAATGATTTGGGCAATCCAGATAAGGGAATTGATCTTGCTAGGCCAAAACTTGGAGGTGAAAAAATTCCATATCCTAGACGGTGTCGCACTGGCCGCCTTCCTACTGATACTG ATTTGCATGCAGAGAGTAGGGTTGAGAAGCCATTGCCAATGTACGTGCCTAGAGATGAACATTTTGAGGAGTCAAAGCAGGACACATTTTCTGCAGGGAGGCTTAAAGGAGTGCTTCACAACTTAATCCCATCCTTGAAGGCCAGCATTTCAGCTAATAACCATGAGTTCAAAGGATTTTCAGACATTGAAAACCTCTATAGTGAAGGTGTCCTCCTTAAATTAGGGTTGCAAGATGAACTCCTAAAGAAGCTTCCATTGCCAAAGGTTGTCAGCAATATCCACGAATCCAATCGGGGAATTATTAAATATGACACCCCTAAAATACTTTCAA AGGACAGGTTTGCATGGTTGCGAGATGATGAATTTGCCCGTCAAGCAATTGCAGGAATAAATCCAGTTAGTATTGAGAGGCTGACGGTGTTCCCTCCAGTGAGCAAGCTTGATCCTGAAATCTATGGTCCCCAGGAGTCTGCACTCAAAGAAGAACACATTTTGGGCCATCTCAATGGCATGACTGTACAACAG GCATTGGAGGAAAATAAACTGTTTATATTGGATCACCATGATGCTTACCTTCCATTTCTCGATCGGATTAATGCCCTTGATGGCAGAAAAGCTTATGCAACTCGTACCATATTTTTCTTGACCTATCTTGGGACTCTTAAGCCTGTGGCTATAGAACTTTCCCTTCCACCATCAGGACCAAGTTCTCGGTCCAAACGCGTAGTCACACCAGCTGTTGATGCTACTACCAATTGGATGTGGCAGCTTGCCAAGGCTCATGTGTGCTCCAATGATGCAGGGGTGCACCAACTTGTTAACCATTG GTTGCGTACACATGCGAGCTTGGAACCATTTATACTAGCTGCACATAGGCGAATGAGTGCAATGCACCCTATATTCAAGCTTTTAGACCCTCACATGAGATACACGTTGGAGATCAATGCCTTGGCCCGCCAAAGTCTAATAAATGCTGATGGTGTTATTGAGTCTTGCTTCACTCCTGGTCGCTATGCCATGGAGATTAGTGCTGCTGCATATAAAAGCTCTTGGAGATTTGACATGGAAAGCCTTCCTGCTGATCTCATTCGCAG GGGTATGGCAGTACCTGACCCAACACAACCTCATGGTCTAAAGCTCCTAATTGAAGACTACCCATATGCCACTGATGGGCTCCAAATCTGGGCTGCAATTGAGAACTGGGTCCGGACCTATGTGAACCGCTACTATCCAAATTCAAGCCAAATTTGCAATGACAGAGAGCTACAAGCTTGGTACGATGAGTCCGTTAAAGTGGGTCACAGTGATCTAAGCCAGGAAAGCTGGTGGCCCACATTGGATAATGTTGATAATCTAGTCTCAGTCCTCACAACCCTTATTTGGCTAGCTTCAGCACAACATGCTGCACTTAATTTTGGTCAGTACCCATATGGTGGATATGTACCAAACCGTCCACCCCTAATGAGAAGATTGATACCTGATGAAAATGACCCTGAGTATGCTATTTTCCTAGCTGACCCACAAAAGTATTTCCTCTCAGCATTGCCTGGTGTATTACAATCTACAAAGTTCATGGCTGTGGTTG